A stretch of the Paenibacillus sp. JQZ6Y-1 genome encodes the following:
- the hpf gene encoding ribosome hibernation-promoting factor, HPF/YfiA family, which yields MNFATRGQHFEVTDAIKDYVDKKLNRLEKYFDAPPVSDGMVTLSSNRGRFTVEVTIPLPGLLLRAEDRSEDMYASIDSVVTKLERQIRKHKTKLNRKFRQNDENLKSFFVEDPIVASLAVDEDEDVEVETDEYEIVRNKRFLLKPMDVEEAILQMNLIGHTFFVFSNVNTQQVNVVYRRDDGKYGLIEQE from the coding sequence ATGAATTTTGCTACTCGAGGTCAACATTTTGAAGTTACAGATGCGATTAAAGATTATGTGGACAAAAAGCTGAACAGACTGGAGAAATACTTTGATGCACCGCCCGTTTCCGACGGTATGGTGACACTCAGTTCCAATCGCGGACGCTTTACCGTAGAGGTAACCATTCCACTCCCAGGTTTACTGCTTCGCGCGGAAGACCGCAGCGAGGATATGTACGCTTCCATTGACTCCGTTGTGACCAAACTGGAGCGTCAAATCCGCAAGCACAAAACCAAATTGAACCGCAAGTTCCGTCAAAATGACGAGAACCTGAAATCCTTCTTCGTGGAAGATCCGATTGTCGCTTCACTAGCAGTAGATGAAGACGAGGATGTCGAAGTGGAAACCGATGAATACGAAATCGTCCGTAACAAACGCTTCCTCCTGAAGCCGATGGACGTCGAAGAAGCTATTCTGCAAATGAACCTGATTGGACATACATTCTTTGTCTTTTCCAATGTCAATACACAGCAGGTCAATGTCGTATACCGCCGCGATGACGGCAAATACGGTCTGATCGAGCAGGAGTAA
- a CDS encoding cold shock domain-containing protein: MQGKVKWFNAEKGYGFIETDEGGDVFVHFSAIQSEGFKTLEEGQAVEFDIVEGARGPQAANVIKL; this comes from the coding sequence ATGCAAGGTAAAGTGAAATGGTTTAACGCAGAAAAAGGTTACGGCTTCATCGAAACTGACGAAGGCGGCGACGTATTTGTACATTTCTCCGCAATTCAATCCGAAGGTTTCAAAACGCTTGAAGAAGGTCAAGCTGTCGAATTCGACATCGTTGAAGGCGCACGCGGACCTCAAGCAGCTAACGTTATCAAATTATAA
- a CDS encoding glycosyltransferase, which produces MNGKNLKTSIIILTYNQLDYTKICIDSIRKFTDPASYELIVVDNFSTDGTRDWLAEQTDIMTIFNSKNEGFPKGCNQGITVSSGDNILLLNNDVIVTPEWLDNLVTCLYSDESIGAVGPVTNNSANYQMIPVPYNSIEDMLQFATNLNVSNPAKWEERMKLIGLCMLIKKEVVDQIGFLDEIFTPGNFEDSDYSFRILKAGYKMMVCRDTFIHHFGSVSFKAKPDNSYTDLMSKNQEKFRQKWGFHSGYATQINYALIDRIDKSQEATFKVLELGCGCGATLLQIKNKYPNVELHGMDINESAIGIASYFANAVVGDVEKDLNYPDAYFDYILLPEILEYVADPYALLAGVRKYLKQDGVILTKIHNAMFYEDILEFVNGQFKSEYIGYPYQIPKHHFGYIEIHNLFTRVGYDNIQYIGEVEQALTAEQEAQIDQIIQLSNYDDDAKSQYVVKDYLVICRQHAQSPLDDLTPQNDDFVPQIVTLLVADAIGVDDVIAYIDTNETITQDRSELYNHLAIELYNHEKYDLVLPLFQNGLKWNKANEELLSNMGIMLYNFGEKKLAVHYLTQIQHPDLDIQNLIIEIQQGLNGE; this is translated from the coding sequence GTGAACGGAAAAAATCTGAAAACCAGTATTATTATTTTGACCTACAACCAATTGGATTATACGAAAATTTGTATTGATAGCATAAGGAAGTTTACCGATCCTGCAAGTTACGAACTAATCGTAGTGGATAATTTTTCTACAGATGGAACAAGGGATTGGTTGGCAGAACAAACGGATATCATGACCATATTCAACTCCAAAAACGAAGGATTTCCCAAAGGATGCAACCAAGGGATTACAGTTTCTTCAGGAGATAATATCTTACTATTGAATAATGATGTGATTGTAACCCCGGAGTGGTTAGATAATTTGGTGACTTGCTTGTATAGCGATGAATCGATTGGTGCTGTAGGGCCTGTGACGAACAACTCTGCTAACTATCAAATGATTCCTGTACCGTACAATTCCATTGAAGACATGCTTCAATTTGCGACCAATCTAAATGTCTCCAATCCAGCAAAATGGGAAGAACGCATGAAGCTGATAGGGTTATGTATGCTTATCAAAAAAGAAGTTGTGGATCAAATCGGATTCTTAGACGAAATATTTACACCGGGCAATTTTGAAGATAGCGATTATTCGTTTCGAATTCTGAAAGCCGGGTATAAAATGATGGTTTGCCGAGATACCTTCATTCATCATTTTGGCTCCGTCTCCTTCAAAGCTAAACCGGATAATTCCTATACGGATCTGATGAGTAAAAATCAGGAGAAGTTTCGTCAAAAGTGGGGATTTCACTCTGGTTATGCTACACAGATTAACTATGCTTTAATTGATAGGATTGATAAAAGTCAGGAAGCGACATTTAAGGTGTTGGAATTGGGCTGCGGATGTGGAGCAACGCTTTTGCAGATCAAAAATAAATATCCCAATGTTGAACTTCATGGGATGGACATCAATGAGTCTGCTATTGGTATTGCCTCTTACTTTGCTAATGCAGTAGTTGGCGATGTGGAAAAGGATCTGAATTACCCAGATGCTTATTTCGACTATATTCTTTTACCAGAAATATTGGAGTATGTAGCCGATCCGTATGCGCTACTCGCAGGTGTACGTAAATATCTAAAGCAGGATGGCGTGATTTTGACTAAAATTCACAACGCTATGTTTTATGAAGATATTTTAGAATTTGTGAATGGGCAATTTAAGTCTGAGTATATCGGCTATCCTTATCAGATCCCGAAGCATCATTTTGGCTATATAGAAATCCATAATTTATTTACCAGAGTCGGTTATGACAATATACAATATATCGGCGAAGTAGAGCAGGCTTTGACAGCGGAGCAAGAAGCGCAGATTGATCAAATCATTCAGCTCAGCAACTATGATGATGATGCGAAATCTCAATATGTAGTTAAAGATTATCTTGTGATTTGCAGACAACATGCACAGTCGCCCCTCGATGATCTGACACCACAAAATGATGATTTTGTACCGCAGATTGTGACGCTGCTGGTAGCAGATGCAATCGGTGTCGATGATGTAATTGCTTATATTGATACCAATGAAACGATAACGCAAGATAGAAGTGAGTTATACAATCATCTGGCGATTGAATTGTACAACCATGAAAAGTATGATCTGGTACTGCCTCTGTTTCAAAATGGATTGAAATGGAATAAAGCGAATGAGGAGTTATTATCCAATATGGGGATTATGCTGTATAACTTCGGTGAGAAGAAGCTCGCAGTCCATTATTTGACGCAAATCCAACATCCAGATTTGGATATTCAAAACCTGATAATAGAAATTCAACAAGGGTTAAATGGAGAATAG
- a CDS encoding glycosyltransferase has translation MEKSEYTDIQALSIVLVAGASLEKLQSCLDHLYKSVLEQQCEVIIVETIPNSDITAWLAEQSGMLTLFSHQPLHYAQACNKGLEMATHNHMIVLSDHVRVGKDSINNLCLVPSAGQYEKNVLVHVDVREQHSELSPIQPFDASMEFFLITKDVIETNGGFDEQFHTPRLMALDFLTRAHHNGIYAIPYTDPHSVKTTDTIHMLSDLLNADREAFHLKWNKQAEQQYMDLALFNIITSICPTEDKMRVLALGTSEPFHSEWLHHQHAVLSQIHDRANDKVQLESQIDPLHPYDMILVHDAVQQVDNIKEYFSQMSSYLKQDGQMIVTVSNAMEVANVDRLLKGNWSYQGENVDAPLTRSFTLDDIKHFVMDQGFDVIRTYGILGLSVHSDLTRTIMNAVDPQLKEQLVYRDYILILQQSKLSAVFEHIDPTTWYEQVASYPDHLLMDHIHYKQASERKFEFYNTLGVLFFENGEFERVLPYFQAALQMEPHNKELIFNISYFLISIGDYDTAIKYFADLRELDLDMFDHFMSLLYKELDDALQQVNDLPTVSIIVRTKNRRDLLERCLESINRQLYKQIEVVVINDGGEDVEDMLQQVNYPYQYERHEQSVGRAAALNKGILLASGTYINILDDDDLMYPNHVALLMSEVIFNQQRVVYSNALLRREFKQDDTWKTKAKSLRYAQDFDYELLRQANYIPVLTALFEKDLAVQIGGANEEYHVLEDWDFWIRLSDLSDFYHINEVTSEYSQRESSDNATQTDWHLFGDVRDKIYQQLNGSL, from the coding sequence ATGGAGAAAAGTGAATATACGGATATACAAGCATTGAGCATCGTTTTGGTTGCGGGAGCCAGCCTTGAGAAGCTGCAATCGTGTTTGGATCACCTTTATAAAAGTGTGCTAGAGCAACAGTGCGAAGTGATTATTGTGGAGACGATCCCTAACAGTGATATTACTGCATGGTTAGCTGAGCAGAGCGGGATGCTGACATTGTTCAGTCATCAACCGCTCCATTATGCACAAGCCTGCAATAAAGGGTTAGAGATGGCTACGCACAACCATATGATCGTGTTGAGTGATCATGTACGAGTTGGCAAGGACAGCATCAACAATCTTTGTTTGGTGCCGAGTGCAGGTCAATATGAAAAGAATGTACTCGTTCATGTGGATGTGAGAGAACAACATTCGGAATTGAGTCCCATTCAACCATTTGACGCAAGCATGGAGTTCTTCCTGATCACGAAAGATGTGATTGAAACAAATGGGGGCTTTGACGAGCAGTTTCATACCCCTAGATTGATGGCTTTGGATTTTCTGACACGGGCACATCATAATGGGATCTACGCTATTCCGTATACAGATCCGCATTCCGTTAAAACAACCGATACGATCCACATGCTAAGTGACTTGCTGAATGCAGATAGAGAAGCATTTCATCTCAAATGGAACAAGCAGGCTGAGCAGCAATATATGGACCTTGCATTATTCAACATCATTACATCGATTTGTCCGACTGAAGATAAGATGCGTGTATTAGCATTGGGTACAAGCGAACCATTTCATTCGGAATGGTTGCATCATCAACATGCCGTCTTATCACAAATACATGATCGAGCGAATGATAAGGTGCAGCTTGAAAGCCAAATTGATCCTCTTCATCCATATGATATGATCCTTGTTCACGATGCTGTACAACAAGTGGACAATATCAAAGAATACTTTTCGCAAATGTCCAGCTATTTAAAGCAGGATGGGCAGATGATTGTCACGGTGTCCAATGCAATGGAAGTTGCGAATGTGGATCGCTTGCTAAAGGGCAATTGGAGCTATCAAGGAGAGAACGTGGATGCTCCTTTGACTCGTTCATTTACGCTTGATGACATCAAACACTTTGTAATGGATCAGGGATTTGATGTGATTCGTACGTACGGTATACTGGGCTTGTCGGTTCATTCGGATTTGACACGGACGATTATGAATGCAGTTGATCCGCAGTTGAAGGAGCAGCTTGTCTATCGTGACTATATTTTGATTCTTCAGCAAAGTAAGCTGAGTGCTGTGTTTGAACACATTGATCCAACTACATGGTATGAGCAGGTAGCGAGCTATCCCGATCATCTTTTGATGGATCATATTCATTACAAGCAAGCGTCTGAACGGAAATTTGAATTTTATAATACACTGGGAGTGTTGTTTTTTGAAAATGGGGAATTTGAAAGAGTTCTTCCGTATTTTCAAGCAGCACTGCAAATGGAACCTCATAATAAAGAATTGATCTTTAATATTTCCTATTTTTTGATTAGTATTGGCGATTATGATACGGCGATCAAATATTTCGCTGATCTAAGAGAATTGGATTTGGATATGTTTGATCATTTTATGAGCCTGCTGTACAAAGAATTGGATGACGCATTGCAGCAAGTAAACGATCTGCCGACCGTTTCGATTATTGTACGAACGAAAAACCGAAGAGACTTGCTAGAGCGATGTCTGGAAAGCATCAACAGACAATTGTACAAGCAAATCGAGGTTGTTGTTATCAATGATGGCGGAGAAGATGTGGAAGATATGCTGCAACAGGTAAACTATCCGTATCAATATGAAAGACATGAGCAATCGGTAGGAAGAGCTGCTGCATTAAATAAAGGTATTCTGCTTGCCAGTGGAACATACATTAATATTTTGGACGATGATGATTTAATGTATCCGAACCATGTTGCCTTATTGATGAGTGAAGTTATTTTTAATCAGCAACGCGTGGTGTACTCCAATGCCTTATTAAGAAGAGAATTCAAACAGGACGATACGTGGAAAACAAAAGCCAAAAGCTTGCGATATGCGCAGGATTTCGATTATGAGCTGTTGAGACAGGCTAATTACATTCCCGTATTAACTGCTTTGTTTGAAAAGGATCTCGCTGTGCAAATAGGCGGCGCTAACGAAGAGTACCATGTTCTAGAGGATTGGGATTTTTGGATCAGACTTAGTGATCTGAGCGATTTTTATCATATTAACGAGGTCACCAGTGAATATTCCCAGCGTGAGAGCAGTGATAATGCTACACAAACGGATTGGCATTTGTTTGGAGACGTAAGAGATAAGATTTATCAACAACTAAACGGAAGCTTGTAA
- a CDS encoding glycosyltransferase family 2 protein, with translation MKPTISLVMIVKDEERTLKRCLDSVAAYVDEIVIVDTGSQDHTKQIAQQYHAKIVDYVWIQDFAAARNFALSQSTSDWNLVLDADEYISNDCGEAMRTFISQPVKHIGRIKRIDAFKGTDGVNYEQSYISRLLPADCQYEGRIHEQVQSHYPRAIVDIEIQHDGYYEQSRSQRNIPILQAVLAEQPNDPYYLYQLAKEYRGLDEHELAFQHVKEAYLHMQGNENYAAGIVINLIYAIIASGHLEVGLSVIENEQQHFGHYPDFYFVSALYLLELILSDTEQYGDMLPLIEQFYQRALEIGESDLEGSVRGTGSFAAHHNLGVFYEVTGQLEKAKEQYLLAARYDYAPSLQRLEGIQLSE, from the coding sequence ATGAAACCAACCATTTCGCTTGTTATGATCGTCAAAGACGAAGAACGGACGCTAAAACGTTGTTTGGACAGTGTAGCCGCCTATGTGGACGAGATTGTCATCGTGGATACAGGCTCACAGGACCATACGAAGCAAATTGCTCAACAATACCATGCCAAGATCGTGGACTACGTATGGATACAGGACTTCGCAGCTGCGCGCAATTTTGCCTTGTCGCAGTCGACTAGCGATTGGAATCTGGTGCTGGATGCGGATGAATACATTTCCAATGATTGTGGGGAAGCGATGCGTACCTTCATCTCTCAACCTGTAAAGCACATCGGTCGGATCAAACGGATTGATGCCTTCAAGGGAACAGATGGTGTCAATTATGAGCAAAGCTATATTTCTAGATTGCTGCCAGCAGATTGCCAATACGAGGGTAGAATTCATGAGCAGGTTCAGTCTCATTATCCGCGTGCGATTGTGGATATCGAGATTCAACACGACGGCTATTATGAGCAGTCCAGAAGTCAGCGTAATATTCCGATTCTGCAAGCAGTATTAGCGGAGCAACCGAACGATCCGTATTATCTGTATCAGCTTGCCAAGGAGTATCGTGGATTGGATGAGCATGAGCTGGCTTTTCAGCATGTTAAAGAAGCGTATTTGCATATGCAGGGCAATGAGAATTATGCCGCAGGTATTGTGATCAATCTGATATATGCGATTATCGCTTCCGGTCATCTGGAGGTAGGTCTATCCGTCATTGAAAATGAACAGCAGCACTTTGGGCACTACCCAGATTTTTATTTTGTATCGGCGCTGTATTTGTTGGAGCTGATTCTGAGTGATACGGAGCAGTATGGCGATATGCTGCCTCTGATTGAGCAATTTTACCAGCGTGCATTGGAAATCGGTGAGAGTGATCTGGAAGGCAGTGTGCGCGGAACAGGGAGTTTCGCGGCGCATCACAATCTGGGTGTGTTTTATGAAGTGACTGGGCAATTGGAGAAAGCAAAAGAGCAGTATCTTTTAGCCGCAAGATACGATTATGCCCCCTCACTACAAAGACTAGAAGGAATACAGCTTTCCGAATAG
- a CDS encoding CDP-glycerol glycerophosphotransferase family protein, with translation MNQRLKVAMLMSSYSGSNTLALYRNMPDYIRDKYEVVLHELNHAHQHPDFYHSDVYINTHGEYPSNPGKLNVELWHGFPIKGMALMDREEKTEPAEILGYWSDINIIASYSPLYNTLMNACNGARIEQYQITGMPRNDLLLHANSRQRLTKMIPELEGKKILFFMPTFRKSVVTPDKVDGHKTESNLFGFADFDQAAFARFLQENDLALVVKLHPFEEAYFLDTFADWNAQNIYFLTNDMLIAEQADLYELLGAADMLMTDYSSVYFDYMLLDRPLLFTPVDLEQYRQTRGFLLEPYDYWTPGPKALDQQQLTDAITVYLHDPEAYRTQRQQLLPLIHTHTDDRSVIRVWETIDRYIAEHADQIAQQQQHTIENRQLQEQVKQSIYVMIEQGKVMEAERSLQEYLQTARADADVFSMKAMIHLLAGQLQDAIDTLNKGSEFFPHNADLIYNLAYMYESASDWQNASLHYQKFVLMSDNEELKQAAQQKIQSLKQEGAWE, from the coding sequence ATGAATCAGCGTTTGAAGGTAGCCATGCTGATGAGCAGTTATTCCGGCTCAAATACGCTGGCATTATATCGCAATATGCCGGACTACATCCGCGATAAATATGAAGTCGTGCTGCATGAACTGAATCATGCACATCAGCATCCAGACTTTTACCATAGCGATGTTTATATCAATACACACGGCGAATACCCATCCAATCCGGGCAAACTGAATGTAGAATTATGGCACGGCTTTCCAATCAAAGGTATGGCATTGATGGATCGCGAGGAGAAAACCGAGCCAGCTGAAATCCTTGGCTACTGGTCGGACATCAATATCATCGCCTCCTATTCACCGCTGTATAATACACTGATGAACGCCTGTAACGGTGCGCGCATTGAGCAGTATCAGATCACTGGCATGCCTCGTAATGATCTGCTATTACATGCTAACAGTCGGCAGCGCTTGACGAAGATGATTCCAGAACTGGAAGGCAAAAAGATTCTCTTTTTCATGCCGACTTTCCGTAAATCCGTCGTCACTCCTGATAAAGTGGATGGGCATAAAACGGAGAGCAATCTGTTCGGCTTTGCGGATTTCGATCAGGCGGCATTTGCTCGTTTTCTGCAAGAAAACGATTTGGCGCTAGTTGTAAAGCTGCATCCGTTTGAGGAAGCTTATTTTCTGGATACCTTCGCTGACTGGAATGCGCAAAACATTTATTTCCTCACCAACGATATGCTGATTGCGGAGCAAGCGGATCTGTATGAATTGTTGGGTGCAGCTGATATGCTGATGACGGACTATTCGTCTGTTTATTTTGATTATATGCTGCTGGATCGTCCACTGCTGTTCACACCTGTTGATCTGGAACAATATCGTCAGACACGGGGCTTTTTGCTGGAGCCTTACGATTACTGGACACCGGGACCGAAAGCACTGGATCAGCAGCAGTTGACCGATGCAATCACTGTCTATCTTCATGATCCTGAAGCATATCGTACCCAGCGACAACAGCTGCTTCCTCTCATTCATACGCATACCGATGATCGTTCAGTGATCCGGGTATGGGAGACGATTGATCGTTATATCGCAGAACACGCAGACCAGATTGCGCAGCAGCAGCAGCACACGATTGAGAATCGACAGTTGCAGGAGCAGGTGAAGCAGTCCATTTATGTCATGATTGAGCAGGGTAAGGTGATGGAGGCAGAACGTTCGTTACAGGAATACCTGCAAACCGCTAGAGCGGATGCCGATGTCTTTTCCATGAAAGCAATGATTCACCTGCTGGCAGGACAATTGCAGGATGCGATTGATACACTCAACAAAGGAAGCGAGTTCTTCCCGCATAATGCAGATTTGATCTACAATCTCGCTTACATGTATGAAAGTGCTAGCGATTGGCAGAACGCCTCGCTGCATTACCAGAAGTTCGTCTTAATGTCCGACAACGAAGAACTGAAGCAAGCAGCACAACAAAAAATACAGTCGCTCAAGCAGGAAGGGGCATGGGAATGA
- the tagD gene encoding glycerol-3-phosphate cytidylyltransferase, with protein MKKIITYGTFDLLHYGHILLFQRARALGDHLTVGLSTDSFNAIKGKHAHFSYIERKMMLEAIRYVDEVIPEENWEQKKDDVLNYHIDTFVMGDDWQGKFDDLKPYCNVIYLPRTPDISTTSIKTDIRQSSPASPSPNTGNI; from the coding sequence ATGAAGAAAATTATTACGTACGGCACATTTGATTTACTTCATTACGGTCATATTTTGTTGTTTCAGCGTGCACGTGCGCTGGGCGATCATCTGACGGTCGGCTTGTCTACCGATAGCTTTAACGCTATCAAAGGCAAGCATGCACACTTTTCTTACATTGAGCGCAAAATGATGCTGGAAGCGATTCGTTATGTGGACGAAGTCATTCCCGAAGAGAACTGGGAACAGAAAAAGGATGATGTGCTGAATTACCACATTGATACCTTTGTGATGGGCGATGATTGGCAAGGCAAATTTGATGATCTGAAGCCGTATTGCAATGTCATTTATTTGCCGCGGACACCGGATATTTCGACCACGTCGATCAAGACCGATATTCGTCAGTCTTCCCCAGCTTCACCCTCACCAAACACTGGTAATATTTAA
- a CDS encoding glycosyltransferase: MKLISLCMIVKNEEDVLARCLDSIKSIVDEIVIVDTGSTDGTRAIAEQYGANIFEFTWINDFSAAKNEAIRHANGQWILFLDADEYFRGNDALELRNYLSQQQPQPNVVFNLPVINYTGSAKENHIMESSADRVFPNHMNIWYERPIHEQIVSRQPNTQLYNFKLPYRIHHSGYLHETLEKKNKHERNMQIFNDYEKNNKLEAYDFFTLGNEYYATQNYARAIEYFQQAIQQAESVKVAWYPHALIALINTYYHSGRLNDSWKLIEDKLVLFKEYPEYYTFRGIHYEWFGHFDEAKQAYQQAIQVAEKKAAQHPTFWIYSPSMGFDIPIERLGDIALRYGEAQTYISWSLKLLAQNNENIALLIRTLEQISLVDSAEGIISLLRGFYDDQNMYHVTLLFEASLAIANIEMARHFLALLGPDYQLSVQQQLRLALISKEEPALTQALQAAEQEQNRSLGLNKQWILAALSQRDLQLLQLVDAGTTDAAIWKRIAERLLTEDSSTTDSDTTASTDNEATDEDTENEQLFLLAKDLFLLKQFDAFDQLVNRFPQPGLVNMLANYFYTRDCKDIAFNYYSLLLSKQQLDVISLENLAFYHIQENLPDEAVEFLVEALRLDPNRIYLYAVIIRYANGEVKQHYIQQFKERFGKLTSVPFLRL; encoded by the coding sequence ATGAAACTGATCAGTCTATGTATGATTGTAAAAAATGAAGAAGATGTGCTTGCCCGCTGTCTCGACAGTATCAAGTCCATTGTCGATGAAATTGTGATTGTTGACACAGGCTCTACCGACGGTACACGTGCCATTGCAGAACAATATGGCGCCAATATCTTTGAATTCACTTGGATCAATGACTTTTCCGCCGCCAAAAATGAAGCGATTCGCCATGCCAATGGTCAATGGATTCTCTTCCTAGATGCGGACGAATATTTCCGTGGCAATGATGCACTGGAATTGAGAAACTATTTGTCCCAGCAGCAGCCGCAACCGAATGTGGTATTCAATTTACCGGTCATCAACTACACCGGCTCGGCGAAGGAAAATCATATCATGGAAAGCTCTGCCGATCGCGTCTTCCCCAATCATATGAATATTTGGTATGAACGCCCGATCCATGAGCAGATTGTATCCAGACAACCGAATACACAGCTATACAATTTTAAGCTGCCTTACCGGATTCATCACTCCGGCTATCTGCATGAAACATTGGAAAAGAAAAACAAGCATGAACGGAATATGCAGATTTTTAACGATTATGAGAAAAACAACAAATTGGAAGCTTACGACTTCTTTACGCTGGGCAATGAATACTACGCTACGCAAAACTATGCGCGGGCGATTGAATATTTCCAACAAGCGATCCAACAGGCGGAATCAGTCAAGGTCGCGTGGTATCCTCATGCGTTGATCGCGCTGATCAATACGTATTATCATTCTGGACGCTTAAATGATTCGTGGAAACTGATTGAGGATAAGCTGGTACTGTTCAAGGAATATCCTGAGTATTACACGTTCCGTGGGATTCATTACGAATGGTTCGGTCATTTTGACGAAGCCAAACAAGCGTATCAACAAGCAATTCAGGTGGCGGAAAAGAAAGCTGCCCAGCATCCAACCTTCTGGATTTATAGCCCAAGTATGGGCTTCGATATTCCGATTGAACGTCTCGGTGATATTGCTCTACGTTATGGTGAAGCGCAGACGTATATCTCGTGGTCGCTCAAGCTTTTAGCACAAAATAACGAAAATATCGCACTGCTGATCCGTACATTGGAGCAGATCTCGCTGGTTGATTCTGCCGAGGGTATCATTTCACTGCTGCGCGGATTTTATGATGATCAAAATATGTATCATGTCACTTTATTATTTGAAGCTTCGCTAGCAATCGCCAATATCGAGATGGCACGACATTTTCTAGCATTGCTGGGTCCAGATTATCAGCTGTCTGTGCAACAACAGTTGCGTCTTGCTTTAATCTCCAAGGAAGAACCAGCGTTGACTCAGGCATTACAAGCTGCTGAACAAGAGCAGAATCGTTCTCTTGGACTGAATAAGCAATGGATTCTGGCAGCACTATCTCAGCGTGATCTACAGCTGCTGCAGTTGGTAGATGCAGGCACGACAGACGCAGCCATCTGGAAGCGTATTGCAGAGCGCTTGCTGACCGAGGATTCTAGCACAACCGACAGCGATACGACTGCATCTACGGATAACGAAGCTACCGATGAAGATACCGAGAATGAGCAGTTATTTTTACTGGCAAAAGACCTGTTCCTGTTGAAACAATTCGATGCCTTTGATCAATTGGTTAATCGTTTCCCACAGCCAGGTCTGGTCAATATGCTGGCGAATTATTTCTATACGCGCGATTGCAAGGATATTGCCTTCAACTACTATTCTCTACTGCTCTCTAAGCAGCAATTGGATGTCATCAGTTTAGAAAATCTCGCCTTTTATCATATTCAAGAGAATTTGCCAGATGAAGCAGTCGAATTTTTGGTCGAAGCCTTACGCCTTGATCCGAACCGTATTTATCTATACGCCGTTATTATTCGTTATGCTAATGGAGAGGTCAAACAGCACTATATTCAGCAATTCAAAGAGCGCTTTGGCAAACTGACCAGTGTACCATTTTTGAGACTTTGA
- a CDS encoding beta-1,6-N-acetylglucosaminyltransferase: MKIAYFIMAHHKPDQLQRLLQAIYSPQHLYVIHVDSKADAYLHDMVSFFAEHNDNIKLLTSRSVRWAAWSQVQLELDAIRELLHMDQDWDYYINLSGQDFPLVKQEQLEQLLEGNTNNYVRIEPIPPAEKNVRQNFYWVEDMEQIKRMGEREPFESYFESDITPVCGSSWKMITRSLAHFAVYSTFSYELQEYCRYCLAPDEMFFQLLLYNSDYVMTHSNMLHRFFEMEAMQEGAMSRPRILTQADFDKILQSDCVFARKFDDAVDSEILNLLEKHLGLPAASS, translated from the coding sequence ATGAAAATTGCATATTTTATTATGGCTCACCATAAGCCAGATCAGCTACAGCGCTTGCTTCAGGCTATTTATTCGCCTCAGCATCTGTATGTCATCCATGTGGACAGCAAGGCAGACGCGTATCTGCATGATATGGTATCCTTTTTTGCTGAACATAATGACAATATCAAACTGTTAACTAGCCGCTCTGTGCGCTGGGCGGCATGGTCGCAAGTCCAACTCGAACTGGATGCGATTCGCGAGTTGCTGCATATGGATCAAGATTGGGATTATTATATCAATCTAAGCGGTCAGGACTTCCCGCTCGTCAAGCAGGAGCAGCTGGAGCAGTTACTAGAGGGCAACACGAATAACTATGTACGGATTGAGCCGATACCGCCAGCCGAGAAGAATGTGCGGCAAAATTTCTATTGGGTCGAGGATATGGAGCAAATCAAACGCATGGGTGAACGCGAGCCGTTTGAGTCGTATTTTGAAAGTGATATTACACCAGTGTGCGGTTCCAGTTGGAAAATGATTACCCGTTCACTCGCTCACTTTGCTGTATATTCCACCTTTTCTTATGAACTGCAAGAATACTGTCGCTATTGCTTGGCGCCAGATGAGATGTTTTTCCAATTGCTATTGTATAACTCAGACTATGTCATGACTCATAGCAACATGCTGCATCGCTTCTTTGAAATGGAGGCGATGCAGGAAGGCGCGATGAGCCGACCACGTATTCTAACCCAAGCAGATTTTGATAAGATTCTGCAATCAGACTGCGTCTTTGCCCGTAAATTTGATGACGCAGTAGATAGCGAGATTCTGAATTTGCTGGAGAAACATCTAGGGCTGCCGGCTGCCTCATCGTAA